Proteins encoded together in one Caldanaerobius fijiensis DSM 17918 window:
- a CDS encoding PDGLE domain-containing protein codes for MKKFIIAAVVILLLTPLGLLAPGTAWGEWGLEEIKSKIGFVPAGMKQFSEIVKAILPDYSLPGFDKNFFQLSLGYIFSAIVGIGIIFIVYKIFERVMVKNGEFRREDHQ; via the coding sequence AGCAGTTGTCATTTTACTTTTGACCCCTCTGGGGTTGTTGGCACCTGGCACAGCGTGGGGAGAATGGGGACTTGAAGAAATAAAGAGCAAAATTGGCTTTGTGCCTGCGGGGATGAAGCAATTTTCGGAGATCGTCAAAGCAATTTTACCCGATTATAGCCTGCCGGGTTTTGATAAAAATTTTTTCCAGCTTTCTCTGGGGTATATATTTTCTGCGATTGTAGGAATTGGGATAATATTTATTGTATATAAGATTTTTGAAAGGGTTATGGTTAAGAATGGGGAATTTCGTAGAGAAGACCATCAATGA